The following DNA comes from Ignavibacteria bacterium.
AGGATCTCGATTCTAGGTGTTGTGTTAAGCGATTATACTGATTTACAAATTACCATAACAATATAAATTAATGTCAAAACTATCACGCAGAAATTTCATTAAATCCACAGCGCTAAGCGCTATATTTTTAAGTGCGGTACCGCAGGGTATTAAATCAATGACTAATACCTTTTGGGATGACTACGATGAGGTTTTGTGTAAAAAGAAATTTAAGCTTCTTGTTGATGGCGGGGTAAAGTCTATGTCTATTGGTGATGCCATTGCAGAGGTGGGCAAATCGTTCATAGATACCGACTACGTCGCAGGCACACTGGATAAAAACATGAGCGAAAGTCTGGTGGTAAATCTAACCGGACTTGATTGCGTAACATTTGTTGAAAATTGCCTGGTTTTTGCCCGCTGTTTAAAGCAGGGTAAAACTAGTTTTGATGATTACAAGGCTGAGCTCAAAAAGGTTCGCTACCGTGATGGTATAATCGATGGTTATTCGAGCCGCCTTCATTATTTCTGTGACTGGATCACCGATAACGAAAATAAAGGCATCGTTAAGAACATTACTGCTGATATTGGCGGCGTTTCTTACAATAAAAACATCGATTTTATGTCAACCCATACCAAATCATACAAACAGCTTTCAAACAGCAGTGAGCTCGATGGCATAGTAGCCGCCGAAAACGCGATAAATTCCAGGTATTATTATTACATTCCAACTAAAGATATCTCGAAATCATATGACCAGATGCAGACCGGGGATATTATCGCAACTACAACAAGTATAGGCGGACTCGATGTAACGCACACCGGTTATGTTTACAAAGAAAGCGGCGGAACTTACTTCATGCACGCATCCAGCAAAAGCAAAAGGGTGATAATTTCAAACGAAGAGCTTCAGGATTACGTGGCAGGGGATTCAAAAAAAACCGGTATCATGGTCGCTAGGCCGCTGGAAGTGTAACAACAACATACCCGCGTCAGTTATTTATCCTTTTATTTGCGAGGAGCGAAGCGACGAAGCAATCTCAATATTAGAAAACTATTCTTCACACACCACAACCGCGCTGCCATATTCCTTAGTATGCGAAATACTTATATGAAATTTCAGCTTTGAGTATTCGTTTTCCTTAGTATGATTAATATACGGCTTGCCCCTCTCATCGTTCAATATTTCAATATCTTTCCACCCGAAATCTTTTGAAATTCCTGTACCGATTGCTTTGCTGTATGCTTCCTTTGATGCAAACCTGCCTGCAAAATGCAGCTCAGCATCACTGAATTTCTTGCAGTACGCTATTTCTTTTTCAGTAAGTATGCGCTGAAAGAACTTATCACCATATTTTTCCATGATGCCCTTTATCCGCGCTACTTCTATTATGTCAATTCCTACGCCTTTTATCATAATTTAATAATCAGGGCTAAAGCCCTATTTAATTTTTGCAATAAAACCCCACTTTGAGCGGAGGTTAAAGTATAAGTACAATCCTTTATTCTGTAATTGGTTACTTGTTAATTCTAAATAAATTATTTTTTCTATAATAACCCCGCCATTTATGGCGGGGTTAATAATTCAAAAAATCATGGGCTTTAGCCCTGACAGCTTTTTTATGCTTTTAGTGGAAATTTATGTTAACCCACCAGTCAATGATGTAAATTATGAAAGCTCCACTCCAAGGCTGATTCTTCTAACCCCACCCTTTAAGGTGGGGTAAAGTCATATGAAAAAGAATGGGCTTTAGCCCTGACTCTTTAAATTAAATTTTTTTAAAAAATCCTCATATTCTTCCTGGAAGCTCATTTTTCTGTGATGTTCTTCCTGGTTCTTAATGTATTTTCTGACTTTATCAACAATTGATTCACTGACAGAAACGGCAAAATACTCATCTGCCCACATTAATTTAGGTTTAACTAAATCCTTCTTATTTGACCAGAAAGATGCTTCTCCTTTTATAAGTTGTAATGTTTTTGATAAACTTATATCTGCATTCAAAGTAAAAAGGCAATGCACATGATCTGTATAACCATCAACAGTATCAACATAAATTCCCTTTTCCTTTGCGTTAGATTTTATGTGACTAAAAAGTTCTTTTCGTATTTCCTTTTTCAAAATGTTAGAACGACTTTTAGTACCCCAAACAGCATGAATCCATACTTTTACAAATGACATATTACAGATCAGGGCTAAAGCCCGGTTTAGTTTTATGTTTTTAAACCCCACCATAAATGGTGGGGTTACTTAATTAACTCTTTATAGAAACTTCCAATCGTTACAGACCACAATAGTGAAATATTTTCAATATTTGTTTGATTCTTTTATTATTTGATTCTTTTAACCCCGCCATTCATGGCGGGGGATAGGGCACCCGGAAATTGAATGAGCTTCAGCCCTGAAAGCTTACAAATTTTGCATTTATAATCCAGAAAATTACGCTAATCATTTAATCATTTAATCATGCTAATCATGGTTCATTCTCCTTCTTCACTATCTCCACCAGCTCCGCCACGGAATTTATCTCATAATCAGCCCCATGCGCCTTCGTATCAAAAGTATCACCATATTTTGCGAAGGCTGTTTTCATTCCCACGCTCTTGGCTCCCACCACATCTCGTTCTGCCCAGTCTCCAACCATCAGCGCGTCAGCTGCTTTGACTCCCAGCTTATCCAATATCAGGTTGAACGGAACAGGAGAAGGCTTACGCTCCCTGGAATCATCATAAGTCACTATACCATCAAACATGTGATGAAGTCCAATATAAGTCAGCCTCAGCCATGCTTCTTTGCTTGGCGCGTCGCTCACTACACCGAGCTTTATTCCCATTTTTATCAGCTTAATTAGCGTTGGTATCACCTGCGGGTATGTGTTCAGCTCCGCTTCGCGCGCCGTGCGGTATGCCACCACACCGGCTGAAAGTATTTTATAATCCATTTTACCAATGAAATGATTCAGCAGCTGATCAAACACCTGCTGGTATTCAATACCTTTTTCATTATAAATTTCATCTATTTTTTTCCGTATTTCCGCATAAGGAAAGTCCAGCCCGGCATCGATCATTGCCTTTGTTGCTGCCTCAACGGCAGTGTTCTTCATTCTCATAAAATCTATGAGAGTATTATCGAGATCAAATACTACTGCTTTTATCATATAAATTCTTTATTTATTGCAAAAATACATATTATAACAATATGAGTAAATGTAAGATAATATCCACGATATTATTTAAATCCTATAAATAGTATTGCTGATTTTCATAGATTTTACCGATTACTAAAATTATATTGCATAATAATTTTTGTAAAAATATGAATTTCAGGAAGCCCAAAGGCACTAAGGATATATTACCGAAGGATATCGGGAAATGGCACTATGCTGAAAAAGTCATTCGCGAAGTTACAGCTTTATTCAACTTCTCCGAAGTGCGTACGCCTACATTTGAATACACCGAGCTTTTCAACAGGGGAGTAGGCTCTGAAACCGATATCGTTGGCAAGGAAATGTACACTTTCCTGGATAAAAGCGGGGATTCCATCACTCTCAGACCCGAAGGCACTGCCCCCGTTATGCGGGCATTCCTCGAAAACTCAATGCTGGCTGACTCACCCCTGCATAAGCTGTATTATATCACCAATATGTTCCGCTATGAGCGCCCGCAGGCGGGCCGCTACCGCGAGCATACTCAGTTTGGCGGCGAAATACTCGGCAGCGATAGCATTTACACCGATGTTGAGCTGATCCTGCTCGCAAAGGAAGTATATAACCGCTGCGGCATAAATAATTTTAAGGTGAAGATTAACTCCATCGGCAAAGCCGATGAACGTACCGCTTATATTGCGAAGTTAAGAGATTACCTCAAAGATAACATCAGCGGCCTGTCAGAGGACAGTAAGCGCAGGTTTGAAACCAACGCGCTGAGGATTCTTGATTCCAAAAATCCGGGTGATAAAGCTATAACCGATTCCGCACCAAAAATACTCGATCACCTTGGCAACGATTCCAAAGCGCGCTTCGATAAAGTTATCAATGAGCTCACAAAGCTTTCGGTTAACATTGAAGTTGATTTCCGCCTGGTCAGGGGACTCGATTACTACACCGATACAACATTCGAGTTTGTTTCCGAAGATCTTGGCTCCCAGGATGCGCTCGGCGGAGGCGGAAGGTATGACGGCCTTATCTCACAGCTTGGCGGCAAGCCTTGCCCCGGTGTTGGATTCGGCAGCGGGATTGAGCGCATTTTAATCGTAGCCGAAAAGAACGGCTTCACCTTCGGTGAAGCGGCAAAGCCGCTTGTCTATTTTATTTCGCTCAATGATTCAGCCCGCGATAAAGCATTTGAGCTTATCACAGAGCTTCGGCGGAAAAATATTTCATGCGAAACTGACCTGCTTAACCGCAGCTTTAAAGCGCAGATGCGAGAAGCAAACAAGCTTGGCGTTAAGTATGTTTATATATTAGGTGATGATGAAATGATAAAAGGCGCAGGCCTTCTTAAAAATATGAGCGACAGCTCTCAAATAGAAGTTGAATTTGATAAACTAGCAGGGAATATAATCTGAGTTGAGAACCAAAAAAGTTAAACCGCCGCCGAAAAAATTCGAATATGTCCTTAACATATCAAAAGAGCATGATGAGGTTACCAAACGTGATTACATCTCGTTCCGTTTCCAGACAACCAAAGAATTCCTCACATTCCAGTATATACTAAAGATGGATAACCGCCAGGACGGCAAGGACCTGTTCTTCAACATACTCGGATTTTCCGCGCCGGTAGGCGATCTTTCCTCAAGCGGAACCGCAGGATATGAATACAGGCTGTATGATTTCAAGTACACTGAGTACTGCGTAGTTATAGATAAAAAAGATTCCGATAAGAGCAAATTCAAATTGTTTGTGCAGCGTTCAAAAACGGAGCCTGTAAAGGTTTCTCATGTATCCAAAAAAAGTTTTATAGAAATTAAGACAGAAAATGATTCCTAAACTATTTCAACTGGGTCCAATACCCGTTTACAGCTACGGGCTGATGCTTGGCATTTGTTTTATTGTTGCAAGCTGGCTGCTGCAGCGAGAGTTCAAGCGCAAAAAGCTGGATGAAGGCGCAGCGGTTAACATTACATTTATCGCCCTGGTGTGCGGCGTAGCCGGCTCTAAACTGCTTTATGTGATAGAGGAGTGGAAGTCATTTTCAATGATGTCATGGGGGAAAATATTTTCAACCGAAGGGTTGTTTTCTCCGGCCGGATTAACTTTTTATGGCGGTCTTATCCTCGCAACTGCACTGGTTTATATTTATACCAGGACAAAGAAGATACCGTTCCTCCGGGTTTGTGATGCAGCCGCACCTTCGCTTGCGATAGGTTATGGCATCGCGCGTGTAGGCTGCCACCTTTCAGGTGATGGCGACTACGGCCTGCCCGTATCTGAGTTCATGTCATGGGTGCCTTGGGGCACCGATTACTCCAACGGCACGCTTCCGCCATCAGTAGCATTCCGCGGCAGTGATATTGCCGCCAAATTTGGCGGCGTTGTGCCCGATAACACCCTCTGCCATCCTACACCAATGTATGAGTTTATTATCGGCGGACTTCTCTTCTGGCTGCTGTGGCGCAAACGCAGTGTGTTCAAAGGTGATGGAAAGCTCTTCGGGCTGTATTTAATGCTCTCCGGCGCTGCGCGCCTGCTGGTGGAGTTCATCAGGCTAAACCCGAGGTTCTTCCTGGGACTCTCAGAAGCGCAGATAATTTCCGTTGTGCTTATCGGGCTGGGCGTTTACCTCTACATGCGTACTCCAACAACCTTCGTTCCCGAAAATGCTAAGGCCACCGGCAAACCGGTTAAGAAAACAAAATCATAACGACCCCCTCGCCCTAAAGGGCACTCCCCCTTGGTAAGGGGGAGACAAATAAAGCTTTTGATTTTAAGTCCCCTCCTTACCAAGGAGGGGATTTAGGGGAGGTCTTATTAAGTATAAAAAATCTTAATTAAGGAGCTTAAAGACGGGCAGAATTTTCAACAGAAAAAAAGATAAGGAAAAACGAAGATCGCTTCGGAATAATATGACCAAAGCCGAAGCAATACTGTGGGATGAAATAAAAAACCGAAAGATTCTGGGGGTCAAATTTCGCAGACAATTTGGAATAGGTGCATATGTTGTTGATTTCTATTGTAATGAATTAAAGATTGCTGTTGAAGTAGACGGCGCTACTCATCAAACAGATGCAGAATTAGAATATGACAGGACTAGAGAAGAAGAAATCCGACAGCTTGATATTCATTTTATAAGATTTTCTAATATTGAAATCTATCAATCTCTGGATCATGTTATTGAAAGTTTAAAAACGAAGGTAGAATTTTTGGCAGCAAAAAAATCGACCCCCTCGCCCTAAAGGGCACTCCCCCTTGATAAGGGGGAGACAAATAAGGCTTTTGATTTTAAGTCCCCTCCTTAACAAGGAGGGGATTTAGGTCTACAACTCTACGAGTTATCGACTCGTAGTGGTAGGTCTGAAGCGGGGATTAGGCAAAAGACTTTTATTTACAACCGTATCGAATCTCCACCCATACACCTATCCGGAAAAAACTAAACATCACCATAATCACGTGAAAAAATTCATATTCCTGATCACACTAATTTTATTTTTCATGGCTGCAGCCGGCTGCAGCCCGGATAAAAAACAAGATCAAACTACCAACGAAAAAAACACCAGCAAAACCACCACCGAAGTAACTGTCGACCCCGACTCCGTCTATTCCATAATTATGGTGGGGGATATGATGCTTGGCACCAATTACCCCTCCGCAGCTTCGCTGCCGCCGGGTGACGGCCGCGATATACTCGAAGCGCCTGCTGATATTCTGCAATCTGCTGATGTGACCATTGGCAACCTCGAAGGCACGCTGCTCAACAGCGGCGGCACACCGAAGGTGTGCCAGAACCCCGAGAACTGCGTGGCATTCAGAATGCCTGAGCATTACGCGGGTTACATGAAGGATGCCGGATTTGATATGATGAACCTTGCCAACAACCACTCCGGCGATATGGGCGATATAGGCAGGAAGCAAACACAGAACACCCTGAAACAATACGGCATAGAATATGCCGGGCATATCAGCGCGCCGACTGCAATTTTTGTGAAAGATGGCATTAAGTTCGGCTTAATAGGCTTTGCGCCTAATACCGGAACGCTCAGCATCAACGATCACACCAAAGCAGCAAAAATTGTAAGCGACCTTAAAAAGCAGTGTGATATTGTAATTGTCGCTTTCCATGGGGGAGCCGAGGGCTCAGGCGCTACGCATGTGAACCGCAAACGTGAGTTTTACCTTGGCGAAGATAGAGGCAACTGCTATGAGTTTGCGCACGATATGATAGATGCTGGCGCTGATATTGTTTTCGGGCACGGGCCGCATGTGCCGCGCGGAGTGGAGCTTTACAAAGGCAAGTTCATAGCGTACTCACTCGGAAATTTTTGTACATACGGAAAGTTTGGCTTAAGCGGCAATCTTGGCCTGGCGCCGGTGCTGAAGCTATACATTACAAAATCCGGCGATTTTTCACACGGCAGAATTTTCCCCTTCAAACAGGTACGGCGCGGCTTCCCGGTGTATGATGAGAGCTTTGAGGCGGTTGAGCTTATGAAACGCATGACCGAATCCGACTTCCCCGAAACAACCATCCAAATCTCCCCCGATGGCAAAATAACAAAACGTTAAAACGATACTGCTTGTCATACCCGCGGAAGCGGGTATCCAGACTATTATCATGCTATTTTAAATAATTTGTGAAAAAATAATATCGGGTGCGGTCACTCTGTTATTGCAGAGACGTCCCGCTGGGACGTCTGCTTTGTCTTCTTGAAGTATTACAAAGCTCCCCTCCTGTTTTTAGGAGGGGAAGAAATCCGGCGATAGCCGGATTGAGGGGTGGTCACCGCACCACCTCCCATACCCGCAAAAACCTTTGCCCCCGGGCTAATGTTTAGAATTATATATCAATATAAACTAAAACACAGCTAACATGCCTGAAAAAACCAAAACAAATCAAACCAGCGAGCCAAACTCACCGGTTGACTCCAACAATAACAAAATTAGTGAAGAGCAAAAACGAAAAGCTATCGAGCAAGCGCCGCAAAAAACCGATAATACCAGGAAAGCCGGGTATGATGAAAACGGCAAGCTCGATAACCCTAAATTTAAGGATGACACCGGCGGCGGCAATAACGAAAATGACGAAAACGAAAATAATTGAACAGAATTGAGTCCAGCAGTAAGTGAAACCTGATCCCGCAGGGGCGTATGTAATACGCCCCTTTTTTATTGTTACACTAAAACTCACTTAATTATCCAGTATCGCGTTTACCTGCGAACGGCGCGTTATGTAACAGACTGGCGGTCATCCACAATTTGCATAATTTTGCAAAAAAAATATCATCGTATGATACACCAAAAAGGATAATAATTTATAAATTTGTATTAAAGTAAAAGGAATTATTTGAATTTTTTTAAAGATTTTTTGTTGTTAAATTACTTTATTATAATAAAATGAAAAATAAGCACTTAATAAATACTTACGTTAGTTTCTTCAGTGGTGCAGGCATAGGATGCTATGGTTTTCTATTAGAAGGATTTAAATGCATTGCTACTGTTGAATTGTTAGAAAAACGGCTAAAATTTCAGAGATATAATGACAAGTGTACTTATGAAAGTGGATATATCTGTGGGGATTTGAAAGAAGATAATGTTAAGACTAAATTATTAAACGAAATAGATTATTGGAAGAATAATTATTCAATAAAGGATATTGATGTAGTTATTGCAACCCCTCCTTGCCAAGGAATGTCTGTGGCTAATCATAAAAAAAAGGACGAGAAGAGTAGAAATTCACTTGTAACAGAATCAATTAGGTTTGTAAAGGATCATAAACCTAAGTTCTTTATTTTTGAAAATGTAAGAACATTTTTGAAGACTATATGTACTGATATAGACGGCAAGGACAAGAAAATTAAGGATGCAATAGAGCTAAATCTAGCCGGAGAGTATCATATTCACTATGAATATTTGAATTTTAAAAATTACGGAAATAATTCCAGCAGAACACGAACACTCGTAATAGGTACAAGAAAAAACTTAGAGGAGATTACGCCTTATGCTATATTTCCAGACTATACAAAGGAAAAAACCTTAGAAGAAGTTATTGGTGATTTACCTGAACTAAATGAAATGGGTGCAATTGATCCCACTGATATATACCATAACTTTAGACCATATGCACCTAAAATGCTGGAATGGATTAAGGATATTAAGGAAGGTGAGTCTGCATTTGATAATAATGATATTAAAAAAATTCCACATCAAATAATTGATGGTTTAATACTATATAATACAAATAAAAATAGCGACAAATATACAAGATGCTATTGGGATAAGGTTGGTCCATGTATTCACACAAGAAATGATATTCTAGCAAGCCAGAATACAATACATCCGAGGGATAATAGAGTTTTCAGCATACGTGAGTTAATGAAAATGATGACTATACCTGATACGTTTAAATGGACAGACATATCGGAAAAAGACTTAAACAAATTGCCATATGACTTAAAAAGGAAATTCCTTTCTAAGGAGGAAATGAATATTCGACACAGCATTGGTGAAGCAGTTCCTACTAATATTTTCAGACAAATAGCAAACAAAATTAAAACCGTTCTGAATGAAACATCAATAAACTTACCTCAAGTAAATAAAATAATTGAAAAGGAAAATCTCAAATCGAATGAAGCTATTTATAATTTTGTCAAAATTAATTTAAATAAACTTAACTATTCGACTCTTTCAAAAATTGTAGAAACATCCAATGCATTAAAAACTGATAATGCGGCTTATTATACAAGACAAGATATCTGTTACTCAATAATAAAAGATCTGCCATCCCCAGACAACTATGACAATTTGAAAATTCTTGAGCCATCAATTGGAGTGGGTAATTTTCTTCCCCTACTGATTACAAAATATAGAGAAGTAAAAAATGTCACAATTGATGTAGTAGATATTGATGAGTTTGCTATAAAAATTGTAGGTCTTTTAGTAAAAAAATTGAATATTCCGGAAAATATTAAAATCAATTATATAAATAATGATTTTTTGCTACATGAATTTAACCATAGTTATGATATAGTTGTAGGGAACCCTCCATTTAAGAAATTTAATTCAGATAAGGAACTTCTTAATAGATATAAATCAAATGTAGTAAACAAAGATACGAATAATCTATATTCTTTTTTTATTGAAAAATGTTTACAGCTTGGTGATATCGTGTCTTTAGTAGTGCCTAAAAGTTTAATCAATTCACCTGAATATAACAAAACCAGGGAAATTCTATCGAAATTGAAATTTAACAAGATTATT
Coding sequences within:
- the acpS gene encoding holo-ACP synthase: MIKGVGIDIIEVARIKGIMEKYGDKFFQRILTEKEIAYCKKFSDAELHFAGRFASKEAYSKAIGTGISKDFGWKDIEILNDERGKPYINHTKENEYSKLKFHISISHTKEYGSAVVVCEE
- a CDS encoding prolipoprotein diacylglyceryl transferase, with protein sequence MIPKLFQLGPIPVYSYGLMLGICFIVASWLLQREFKRKKLDEGAAVNITFIALVCGVAGSKLLYVIEEWKSFSMMSWGKIFSTEGLFSPAGLTFYGGLILATALVYIYTRTKKIPFLRVCDAAAPSLAIGYGIARVGCHLSGDGDYGLPVSEFMSWVPWGTDYSNGTLPPSVAFRGSDIAAKFGGVVPDNTLCHPTPMYEFIIGGLLFWLLWRKRSVFKGDGKLFGLYLMLSGAARLLVEFIRLNPRFFLGLSEAQIISVVLIGLGVYLYMRTPTTFVPENAKATGKPVKKTKS
- a CDS encoding histidine--tRNA ligase — its product is MNFRKPKGTKDILPKDIGKWHYAEKVIREVTALFNFSEVRTPTFEYTELFNRGVGSETDIVGKEMYTFLDKSGDSITLRPEGTAPVMRAFLENSMLADSPLHKLYYITNMFRYERPQAGRYREHTQFGGEILGSDSIYTDVELILLAKEVYNRCGINNFKVKINSIGKADERTAYIAKLRDYLKDNISGLSEDSKRRFETNALRILDSKNPGDKAITDSAPKILDHLGNDSKARFDKVINELTKLSVNIEVDFRLVRGLDYYTDTTFEFVSEDLGSQDALGGGGRYDGLISQLGGKPCPGVGFGSGIERILIVAEKNGFTFGEAAKPLVYFISLNDSARDKAFELITELRRKNISCETDLLNRSFKAQMREANKLGVKYVYILGDDEMIKGAGLLKNMSDSSQIEVEFDKLAGNII
- a CDS encoding DUF559 domain-containing protein, yielding MTKAEAILWDEIKNRKILGVKFRRQFGIGAYVVDFYCNELKIAVEVDGATHQTDAELEYDRTREEEIRQLDIHFIRFSNIEIYQSLDHVIESLKTKVEFLAAKKSTPSP
- the tnpA gene encoding IS200/IS605 family transposase, giving the protein MSFVKVWIHAVWGTKSRSNILKKEIRKELFSHIKSNAKEKGIYVDTVDGYTDHVHCLFTLNADISLSKTLQLIKGEASFWSNKKDLVKPKLMWADEYFAVSVSESIVDKVRKYIKNQEEHHRKMSFQEEYEDFLKKFNLKSQG
- a CDS encoding DNA cytosine methyltransferase, with amino-acid sequence MKNKHLINTYVSFFSGAGIGCYGFLLEGFKCIATVELLEKRLKFQRYNDKCTYESGYICGDLKEDNVKTKLLNEIDYWKNNYSIKDIDVVIATPPCQGMSVANHKKKDEKSRNSLVTESIRFVKDHKPKFFIFENVRTFLKTICTDIDGKDKKIKDAIELNLAGEYHIHYEYLNFKNYGNNSSRTRTLVIGTRKNLEEITPYAIFPDYTKEKTLEEVIGDLPELNEMGAIDPTDIYHNFRPYAPKMLEWIKDIKEGESAFDNNDIKKIPHQIIDGLILYNTNKNSDKYTRCYWDKVGPCIHTRNDILASQNTIHPRDNRVFSIRELMKMMTIPDTFKWTDISEKDLNKLPYDLKRKFLSKEEMNIRHSIGEAVPTNIFRQIANKIKTVLNETSINLPQVNKIIEKENLKSNEAIYNFVKINLNKLNYSTLSKIVETSNALKTDNAAYYTRQDICYSIIKDLPSPDNYDNLKILEPSIGVGNFLPLLITKYREVKNVTIDVVDIDEFAIKIVGLLVKKLNIPENIKINYINNDFLLHEFNHSYDIVVGNPPFKKFNSDKELLNRYKSNVVNKDTNNLYSFFIEKCLQLGDIVSLVVPKSLINSPEYNKTREILSKLKFNKIIDYGEKAFKGVLIETISFIIENKPLPANNSIEIESYILNNISIKRQDYIFSSNYPYWLIYRDDYFDSVSQKLNFNIYKSYRDRQITKKITKPKADIRVLKSRNIGSNKIIDIDGYDCYVNYTSNLDVLKFINNKEAVLVPNLTYYPRACFLPPNTITDGSVAILTLRNGSRKIHKKDLEYYNSEEFTRFYKIARNYGTRSLNIDNNSVFFFGIMKDS
- a CDS encoding TIGR02253 family HAD-type hydrolase; translated protein: MIKAVVFDLDNTLIDFMRMKNTAVEAATKAMIDAGLDFPYAEIRKKIDEIYNEKGIEYQQVFDQLLNHFIGKMDYKILSAGVVAYRTAREAELNTYPQVIPTLIKLIKMGIKLGVVSDAPSKEAWLRLTYIGLHHMFDGIVTYDDSRERKPSPVPFNLILDKLGVKAADALMVGDWAERDVVGAKSVGMKTAFAKYGDTFDTKAHGADYEINSVAELVEIVKKENEP
- a CDS encoding CapA family protein, with the protein product MAAAGCSPDKKQDQTTNEKNTSKTTTEVTVDPDSVYSIIMVGDMMLGTNYPSAASLPPGDGRDILEAPADILQSADVTIGNLEGTLLNSGGTPKVCQNPENCVAFRMPEHYAGYMKDAGFDMMNLANNHSGDMGDIGRKQTQNTLKQYGIEYAGHISAPTAIFVKDGIKFGLIGFAPNTGTLSINDHTKAAKIVSDLKKQCDIVIVAFHGGAEGSGATHVNRKREFYLGEDRGNCYEFAHDMIDAGADIVFGHGPHVPRGVELYKGKFIAYSLGNFCTYGKFGLSGNLGLAPVLKLYITKSGDFSHGRIFPFKQVRRGFPVYDESFEAVELMKRMTESDFPETTIQISPDGKITKR
- a CDS encoding DUF1460 domain-containing protein yields the protein MSKLSRRNFIKSTALSAIFLSAVPQGIKSMTNTFWDDYDEVLCKKKFKLLVDGGVKSMSIGDAIAEVGKSFIDTDYVAGTLDKNMSESLVVNLTGLDCVTFVENCLVFARCLKQGKTSFDDYKAELKKVRYRDGIIDGYSSRLHYFCDWITDNENKGIVKNITADIGGVSYNKNIDFMSTHTKSYKQLSNSSELDGIVAAENAINSRYYYYIPTKDISKSYDQMQTGDIIATTTSIGGLDVTHTGYVYKESGGTYFMHASSKSKRVIISNEELQDYVAGDSKKTGIMVARPLEV